The following proteins come from a genomic window of Phacochoerus africanus isolate WHEZ1 chromosome 9, ROS_Pafr_v1, whole genome shotgun sequence:
- the TDP2 gene encoding tyrosyl-DNA phosphodiesterase 2 produces the protein MEHKSGLEGGPELEQEEGEPEVKKRRLLCVEFASVATCDAAVAQCYLAENDWEMERALNSYFEPAVEENALKSRPETPSEPESCVDLTKEETSDSFSCKTSTSENVQQEDGSVFSFITWNIDGLDLNSLLERARGVCSYLALYSPDVIFLQEVIPPYYTYLKKKASSYEIITGREEGYFTAIMLKKSRVKFKSQEIIPFPNTKMMRNLLCVHVSVSGNELCLMTSHLESTRGHAEERMNQLKMVLKKMQEAPESATVIFAGDTNLRDQEVTKCGGLPNNILDVWEFLGKPKHCQYTWDTQMNSNLGIAATCKLRFDRIFFRAAAEGSHIVPRSLDLLGLEKLDCGRFPSDHWGLLCNLDIIL, from the exons ATGGAGCACAAAAGCGGCCTGGAGGGTGGACCggagctggagcaggaggagggagagcccGAGGTGAAGAAGCGCCGACTTCTGTGTGTGGAGTTTGCCTCGGTAGCGACTTGCGACGCTGCCGTGGCTCAGTGCTACCTGGCCGAGAACGATTGGGAGATGGAA agaGCGCTGAACTCCTACTTCGAGCCGGCCGTGGAGGAGAACGCTTTAAAAAGCCGTCCTGAGACCCCCTCTGAGCCCGAGTCCTG TGTTGACTTAACCAAGGAAGAAACAAGTGATTCCTTTAGTTGTAAAACCAGCACATCTGAAAATGTTCAGCAAGAAGATGGCAGTGTGTTCTCTTTCATTACCTGGAATATAGATGGATTGGACCTAAACAGTCTGCTCGAGAGGGCTCGAGGGGTGTGTTCCTATTTAGCATT gTACAGCCCAGATGTGATATTCCTACAGGAAGTTATTCCCCCGTATTATACCTACCTTAAGAAGAAAGCAAGTAGTTATGAGATTATTACAG GTCGTGAAGAAGGATATTTCACAGCTATAATGTTGAAGAAATCGAGAGTGAAATTTAAAAGCCAAGAGATTATTCCTTTTCCAAATACAAAAATGATGAGAAAccttttgtgtgtgcat GTGAGTGTGTCAGGAAATGAACTTTGCCTTATGACTTCTCACTTGGAGAGCACCAGAGGGCATGCCGAGGAACGAATGAATCAGCTGAAAAtggttttaaagaaaatgcaagaGGCTCCAGAGTCAGCTACAGTTATATTTGCAGGAGATACAAATTTAAGGGATCAAGAA gtTACCAAATGTGGTGGCTTACCCAACAACATTTTGGATGTCTGGGAGTTTTTGGGCAAACCTAAGCATTGTCAGTATACATGGGATACCCAAATGAACTCTAATCTTGGAATAGCTGCTACTTGTAAGCTTCGTTTTGATCGAATATTTTTTAGAGCAGCAGCAGAAGGCAGTCACATCGTTCCCCGAAGCTTGGACCTCCTTGGGTTGGAAAAACTGGACTGTGGTAGATTTCCTAGTGATCACTGGGGTCTTCTGTGCAATTTAGATATAATATTGTGA
- the ACOT13 gene encoding acyl-coenzyme A thioesterase 13 isoform X1, whose protein sequence is MSCMTKNLQEALKFLGKSSCFDRVLEKMTVVSAVPGKVICEMKVEEEHTNKMGTLHGGMTATLVDCVSTYALLCTERGAPGVSVDMNITYMSPAKMGEDILITAHILKQGKTLAFASVDLTNKVTGKLIAQGRHTKHLGTA, encoded by the exons ATGAGCTGTATGACAAAGAATCTGCAGGAGGCCCTCAAGTTCCTAGGCAAGAGTTCGTGTTTTGACAGAGTTTTGGAAAAG atGACTGTTGTCTCTGCTGTCCCTGGGAAAGTGATCTGCGAAATGAAAGTAGAGGAAGAGCATACCAATAAAATGGGCACTCTCCATGGTGGCATGACAGCCACCTTAGTGGATTGTGTATCCACATATGCTCTGCTATGCACAGAAAGGGGAGCACCTGGAGTTAGTGTGGACATGAACATAAC gtACATGTCACCTGctaaaatgggagaagatatacTGATTACAGCGCATATTCTGAAACAAGGAAAAACACTTGCATTTGCCTCTGTGGATCTGACAAACAAGGTCACAGGGAAATTAATAGCACAAGGCAGACACACAAAACACCTGGGAACAGCCTAA
- the ACOT13 gene encoding acyl-coenzyme A thioesterase 13 isoform X2 — translation MTVVSAVPGKVICEMKVEEEHTNKMGTLHGGMTATLVDCVSTYALLCTERGAPGVSVDMNITYMSPAKMGEDILITAHILKQGKTLAFASVDLTNKVTGKLIAQGRHTKHLGTA, via the exons atGACTGTTGTCTCTGCTGTCCCTGGGAAAGTGATCTGCGAAATGAAAGTAGAGGAAGAGCATACCAATAAAATGGGCACTCTCCATGGTGGCATGACAGCCACCTTAGTGGATTGTGTATCCACATATGCTCTGCTATGCACAGAAAGGGGAGCACCTGGAGTTAGTGTGGACATGAACATAAC gtACATGTCACCTGctaaaatgggagaagatatacTGATTACAGCGCATATTCTGAAACAAGGAAAAACACTTGCATTTGCCTCTGTGGATCTGACAAACAAGGTCACAGGGAAATTAATAGCACAAGGCAGACACACAAAACACCTGGGAACAGCCTAA